A part of Dermacentor variabilis isolate Ectoservices chromosome 10, ASM5094787v1, whole genome shotgun sequence genomic DNA contains:
- the LOC142559358 gene encoding uncharacterized protein LOC142559358, translating into MEHACLNRVRTLLEKQDAFGTHIISFQKGHSTQDVMLQIKEQAAKAPSTHVRALLGLHRKSAFHTLKHMAILDKISRLDLGARFHRYVSSFLNGREATVKIDRARPRTVRMGGTGTLQGSVLPPCFSTSS; encoded by the coding sequence aTGGAGCATGCCTGCCTCAACAGGGTGAGGACACTGCTCGAGAAGCAGGACGCCTTCGGCACCCACATCATCAGTTTCCAGAAGGGACattccacgcaggacgtcatgctccagATCAAGGAACAGGCCGCAAAAGCTCCAAGCACGCACGTACGCGCCCTGCTCGGGCTACACCGCAAGAGCGCCTTCCACACTTTGAAGCACATGGCCATATTGGACAAGATCAGCCGACTCGATCTAGGGGCGAGGTTCCACcgatatgtcagcagcttcctGAACGGACGCGAGGCGACGGTCAAGATTGACAGGGCCCGGCCACGAACGGTCCGAATGGGTGGTACGGGAACGCTGCAGGGCTCCGTACTCCCCCCATGCTTTTCAACATCGTCATGA